Proteins found in one Motilibacter rhizosphaerae genomic segment:
- a CDS encoding SRPBCC domain-containing protein: MADPHRAARTVRATPGEVYAAMVDPELLLRWLPPTGMSGRLEHFDPRPGGSYRLVLTYDGSATGTGKSSSDSDVVEARFVELVPGARVVHAVDFVSDDEAFAGTMTMVWEIVPVAEGTRVEISAHDVPRGISAADHQTGMTASLDGLARLLEGP; the protein is encoded by the coding sequence GTGGCCGACCCGCACCGCGCTGCCCGCACCGTCCGCGCCACCCCCGGCGAGGTCTACGCCGCGATGGTCGACCCGGAGCTGCTCCTGCGCTGGCTGCCGCCGACCGGCATGTCGGGACGGCTCGAGCACTTCGACCCGCGGCCCGGCGGGTCGTACCGCCTCGTCCTCACCTACGACGGGAGTGCGACCGGCACCGGGAAGTCCAGCAGCGACAGCGATGTGGTCGAGGCGCGCTTCGTCGAGCTCGTCCCCGGCGCCCGTGTCGTGCACGCCGTCGACTTCGTCTCCGACGACGAGGCCTTCGCCGGCACGATGACGATGGTCTGGGAGATCGTCCCGGTCGCGGAGGGCACCCGCGTCGAGATCTCCGCCCACGACGTCCCTCGCGGCATCTCCGCCGCCGACCACCAAACGGGGATGACCGCGTCGCTGGACGGCCTCGCGCGCCTCCTCGAGGGGCCCTAG